A stretch of the Acanthopagrus latus isolate v.2019 chromosome 9, fAcaLat1.1, whole genome shotgun sequence genome encodes the following:
- the LOC119025991 gene encoding olfactory receptor 142-like: MMDNVSQITMFFLSGLNETNKHRFILFFLTLLCYCVILIANTFVIVIIIMDKNLHEPMYIFLCTFCMNGLYGTTGFYPKFLWDLLSPVHVISYSGCFVQAQVIKSFVCADLSILSVMAYDRYVAICRPLEYHSVMTKQRLIMLVCYSWLTPFFIIATNMFLTSRLKLCSPYITRFFCVNWVIVRLACFPSETAVHNMVAYITIVIYFFHGIFIVLSYMYLIKTCANSIENRAKFMQTCVPHLTSLVVFLVTLLFNVIIMRFGSKDLSPAFKNFVEIEILVIPPLINPLMYGFKLTKIRNRILVILTLKNK; encoded by the coding sequence ctcactttactgtgttactgtgtgatttTGATAGCAAATACTTTTGTTATTGTGATCATCATCATGGATAAAAACCTGCATGAACCAATGTATATTTTCCTATGTACTTTTTGCATGAATGGACTTTATGGGACAACAGGTTTCTACCCCAAGTTTCTCTGGGATCTGCTTTCTCCTGTTCATGTCATCTCTTATTCTGGATGTTTTGTTCAGGCTCAAGTAATTAAGTCATTTGTCTGCGCTGATCTATCCATTCTTTCAGTCATGGcatatgacagatatgtggctATATGTCGACCTCTGGAGTACCACTCTGtcatgacaaaacaaagactcaTTATGTTAGTGTGTTACTCTTGGCTAACACCTTTTTTCATCATTGCCACAAATATGTTTCTAACATCTAGATTAAAGTTATGCAGCCCATATATCaccagatttttttgtgtgaattggGTGATTGTTAGACTTGCTTGTTTTCCATCTGAAACTGCTGTTCACAACATGGTTGCATACATTACaatagtgatttatttttttcatggtaTATTCATAGTTCTATCTTACATGTACCTCATTAAAACGTGTGCAAATTCTATTGAAAACAGGGCAAAGTTCATGCAAACATGTGTGCCACATTTAACGTCcttagttgtttttcttgtaactctcctttttaatgtaattattatGCGATTTGGTTCAAAAGATCTCTCTCCAGcctttaaaaactttgttgAAATAGAAATTCTTGTCATACCTCCCTTAATAAATCCATTAATGTATGGTTTCAAGTTGACCAAAATTCGAAACAGAATTCTGGTTATCCttactttgaaaaataaatga